The genome window AGAATGCTTTTCGAGCAGTTTCTCTCCTTTTAATAGTACCGGTTTATCATATTCGAGGTTATTTAAATTTTGTAACCCTTCTGTGGAAGAAGAAAATAATCGTTTGAAATAATTACCCATGGAAAAAATAAACGTTCCAGATAAAATACCTGTAATTAAAAAAGTATACCAATGGTTTCCTAAAATCCAGGTGAAAAGCCAAGATAATAAAAAGACTATGATTATCGTATAGAAGGTAAGTGAAGTAAAAAACATTTTCATTAATGACAAACTCATTGCTACAAAAAACCTTGCCTTCTTAATTTTTGCATAGGGTTTCTCACTCTCTAACTTTATTTTTAGAAAGCTGCCTTTGTCAGTGCTTCCTTGATCAACAATCTCATATTCAATTTTTTCTCCAAAAACCTCAGCTGAACCTTCCAACAGCCCGAGGAAATAGTATCTCATATCTCTGAAAGATCGATAGGTAAGGTACGCGGAATTGCTATCGATGATTTCAAATTCAATGGCGGGAGGTTTAGCCCCCTTTATTCTCCTTGTCAATGATTTATGAACATCATTCATGGTTGACAAAAATGAGAGAAGTCCTTTTTTTTTGAAAAAATTGGGGTAATATTTTTTGAAGGTATAAATGTTTTTTTTGCCCAATTCTTTCATGATCTCTTCTTTTGATTTATTCGTTGATTTACTTATTAAATCAAGAAGTTTAAACACTTTAGAATCTTCTAAATCTTCGAAAGGAGAGAAATGTTTGTTTTCTGGAATTCCTATTTCAGTTAAAAGTTGATTCACATAATCTTCTCCATATGTATTTTTCCATGTTTCCAGCCATGTTTCAACGATCATTCCTTTCATTAAATCCCCTCCTAGGTGCAGTATTTATAATGACTTTAGAAACTCTAAAACCTGCTTTAGCGCCCCTTCGCCCCGCAGCTCGCCCATAAGGATAAAAGCTCTTTGCCTTTTCCCTGTAGCCCGCCCAGAAGCATAAAAGTTCTTTATCTTTTTGTCCTTAAATTATACCATATTTTTTCTAGTTATTTAATTATTAAAAAATAGAGCACAACTAATTTGTATATTTGAGAAATGCACCAATCAACTAATTGATCGGTTAATAAGTTTGAGCAAAGCTTATTTATTGCACGAAACACCTTTGAACTCTAAAAGATTGTGGTATAATACTTAAAATAATACAAAAATCCGTTTTTCTTCAAAGGAGGTACTCAAAAAGGATGGCTAAGAATAATGTTGAAGACTTAGAGAATAGGATAAAACTATTAGAAGAACAAAATAAAGAAAACAGAGAAACTTTGGACGATCTGCTTTTTCAAAATTCTAAACTGAAAGAAAAATTAAATAAAATATGGCATAATCTGAAGATCATGTTTTGGTTATTTTTTGGTTTAGTTGCTTGTTTGATATTAATTTTTACCACAACACCACCCGTGGTAATCGGTTTATGGATCATCTTTGGAGCTATTTTGTTTACTGTATTAATCTTTTATTATTACTTTAAATTTGCTTTTAATAAATTTGAATAAGGAGTGATTTTTTTGACTAGAGAAGAAGCCCTAGAGTTACTAAAGCAAAACTTAAAAACGGATAATTTGTTCACTCATTCTCTTGCCGTAGGAGCCATTATGAAGGAATTAGCAAAACATCTAAACAAAGATGAGCAAAAATGGGAAATCACCGGTTTACTACACGATCTGGATTATGAAGAAACGAAAGACGATCCAGATAATCATGCGTTAAAAACTGTTGAAATGCTTGGAGACGAGGTTGATCAAGATGTAAAAAACGCTATATTGGCACATAATGAAAAAAAAGAGTTAGAAAAAGATATTGAGATAGCCCTATATGCTGCAGATCAACTTTCTGGGCTTATCGTTGCCGCTGTTTTGGTCAGACCAAACAAAGATATAGCCGAGTTATCGGTAAAATCGTTAAAAAAGAAATTCAAAGATAAAGCTTTTGCAAGAGGAGCGGATAGAGAAAAAATAAAAGAAATAGCCAAGCTGGATATCGAATTGAACGATTTCTTTAAAATAGCCATTGATGGTATGGTTCGAATAAAAGATGAATTGAGCTTAGAATGATAA of Petrotoga miotherma DSM 10691 contains these proteins:
- a CDS encoding HD domain-containing protein, which encodes MTREEALELLKQNLKTDNLFTHSLAVGAIMKELAKHLNKDEQKWEITGLLHDLDYEETKDDPDNHALKTVEMLGDEVDQDVKNAILAHNEKKELEKDIEIALYAADQLSGLIVAAVLVRPNKDIAELSVKSLKKKFKDKAFARGADREKIKEIAKLDIELNDFFKIAIDGMVRIKDELSLE